The following proteins are co-located in the Fusobacteria bacterium ZRK30 genome:
- the nagE gene encoding N-acetylglucosamine-specific PTS transporter subunit IIBC, translated as MFKYLQKIGKALMVPVAVLPAAAILMGIGYWIDPAGWGANSQVAALLITAGNSLIGSMGILFAVGVAFGMSKDQHGSAALTGLVGFLVLTTLLSPGAVAALQKIDIADVPDAFSKINNGNQFIGILVGVISSALYNKFNKVELHKALSFFSGKRLVPILTAAIMIPVAFVLMFIWPIVYGGLVSFGTAVSSMGPVGAGIYGFFNRLLIPVGLHHALNSVFWFDVAGINDLGNFWAGTGTKGITGMYMGGFFPIMMFGLVGAAAAFIKTAKPENKSKVASIMMAAGFATFFTGVTEPIEFAFMFLAPGLYLIHALLTGVSLFIAASMHWVAGFGFSAGLVDFILSSRLPLANMPYMLILQGLVFMTIYYFVFTFAIVKWNLKTPGREDEDEDFEEIETPTTHTATAKLILEYLGGMENLLEVDSCATRLRLEVKDQELVQDAKIKKIASGILKPGKTSVQIIIGPHVEFVATELKKLTK; from the coding sequence ATGTTTAAGTATTTACAAAAGATTGGTAAAGCATTAATGGTTCCTGTAGCTGTACTTCCAGCAGCAGCGATATTAATGGGTATCGGATATTGGATCGACCCTGCTGGGTGGGGAGCAAACAGTCAAGTAGCAGCTCTTTTAATCACAGCTGGTAATTCACTTATAGGTAGTATGGGGATTTTATTTGCTGTAGGTGTCGCTTTCGGAATGTCTAAGGATCAGCATGGATCTGCTGCCTTAACTGGTTTGGTTGGGTTTTTAGTTTTAACTACACTACTCAGTCCTGGAGCAGTAGCTGCACTACAAAAAATAGACATTGCCGATGTTCCTGATGCTTTTAGTAAGATCAACAACGGTAACCAATTTATTGGTATCTTAGTCGGGGTTATCTCATCTGCACTATATAATAAGTTTAATAAAGTCGAACTGCATAAGGCATTATCTTTCTTCTCTGGTAAAAGACTAGTTCCAATATTGACAGCTGCTATTATGATCCCAGTTGCATTTGTATTGATGTTTATCTGGCCGATAGTATATGGCGGACTGGTTTCTTTTGGAACTGCTGTTTCTTCAATGGGACCTGTCGGTGCCGGAATTTATGGGTTTTTCAACAGATTATTAATCCCAGTGGGATTACACCATGCCTTAAACTCTGTATTCTGGTTTGACGTAGCAGGGATCAACGACCTTGGAAACTTCTGGGCTGGAACAGGAACTAAGGGGATTACAGGTATGTATATGGGTGGATTCTTCCCGATCATGATGTTTGGATTAGTAGGAGCCGCTGCTGCATTTATTAAAACTGCAAAACCTGAAAATAAAAGTAAAGTTGCTTCTATAATGATGGCTGCTGGATTTGCAACATTCTTTACCGGTGTTACTGAACCTATTGAATTTGCATTTATGTTCTTGGCTCCTGGTTTATATTTGATACATGCACTTCTTACTGGTGTTTCTCTATTTATCGCAGCCAGTATGCACTGGGTTGCCGGATTTGGATTTTCAGCAGGATTAGTTGACTTTATCCTGTCTTCAAGATTACCATTAGCTAATATGCCTTATATGTTAATACTTCAAGGTTTAGTATTTATGACTATCTACTATTTTGTATTTACATTTGCTATCGTAAAATGGAATTTAAAAACTCCTGGTAGAGAAGATGAAGATGAGGATTTTGAAGAAATTGAAACTCCTACAACTCATACTGCAACAGCTAAGTTAATCTTAGAATATCTAGGTGGAATGGAAAATCTTCTAGAAGTAGACAGTTGTGCTACCAGACTTAGATTAGAGGTTAAAGATCAAGAATTAGTTCAAGATGCTAAGATTAAGAAGATCGCTTCCGGAATACTGAAACCAGGGAAGACATCTGTTCAAATTATTATTGGACCACATGTAGAATTTGTAGCTACTGAATTAAAGAAATTAACTAAGTAA
- the gltX gene encoding glutamate--tRNA ligase — translation MCKEIRTRIAPSPTGDPHVGTAYIALFNLAMAKKNGGSFLLRIEDTDQTRTTADSEKQIFDTLRWLDLGWDEGPDVGGDFGPYRQSERFDLYGKYAAELVEKGEAYYCFCTRDRLDKLRERQKAMKKAPGYDGHCRSLSEEEIAAKLEAGEEYVIRLKMPYDGETVIKDVLRGEVRFENNKIDDQILLKGDGFPTYHLANVVDDHLMGITHVIRAEEWIASTPKHIQMYKAFGWDMPEFVHMPLLRNADRTKISKRKNPVSLNYYLEEGYLKEGMINFLGLMGYSVGENKEIFTLDEFIETFDITRVSLGGPIFDLEKLGWVNNQHMRMKDLTELTEMSKRFFVERGFVSENADEKEMKTLERVIDILREPATTMKGLAALADIYYVDEFKLPETTEEMSNKQKKPIQRLHNAIKGEDEVKAIKYFVEKLEGANEELTVEDVKAMLNDTLEAMGTGPGKVFMPLRAVITGQGKGAELYNVISIIGKARTLARIKNMNEQYKIY, via the coding sequence AACTGCTGATTCAGAAAAGCAAATATTTGATACTTTGAGATGGTTAGATCTAGGTTGGGATGAAGGTCCAGACGTAGGTGGAGACTTTGGTCCTTATAGACAATCTGAGAGATTTGACTTATATGGAAAATATGCTGCTGAATTAGTGGAAAAAGGAGAAGCTTACTACTGTTTCTGTACGAGAGACAGATTAGATAAATTAAGAGAGAGACAAAAAGCCATGAAAAAGGCTCCTGGATATGATGGTCACTGCAGATCATTATCTGAGGAAGAGATCGCAGCTAAATTAGAAGCTGGAGAGGAATATGTAATCAGACTTAAGATGCCATATGACGGTGAAACTGTGATAAAGGATGTTTTAAGAGGGGAAGTTAGATTTGAAAACAATAAGATCGATGACCAGATTTTATTAAAAGGTGACGGATTCCCAACTTACCATTTAGCTAACGTAGTAGATGATCATTTAATGGGAATAACTCACGTTATAAGAGCGGAAGAATGGATTGCTTCTACTCCTAAACATATCCAAATGTATAAGGCTTTTGGATGGGATATGCCTGAATTTGTTCATATGCCATTACTTAGAAATGCAGACAGAACAAAGATCTCTAAGAGAAAAAATCCTGTATCATTAAATTACTATCTTGAAGAGGGTTATTTAAAAGAGGGAATGATAAACTTCTTAGGTCTTATGGGGTACTCTGTAGGAGAAAATAAGGAGATCTTTACTTTAGATGAATTTATAGAAACTTTTGATATTACAAGAGTATCATTAGGAGGACCGATCTTTGATTTAGAAAAATTAGGATGGGTAAATAACCAGCATATGAGAATGAAAGACTTAACAGAATTAACTGAGATGTCTAAGAGATTCTTCGTTGAAAGAGGATTCGTATCTGAAAATGCAGATGAAAAAGAGATGAAAACTTTAGAGAGAGTAATCGATATCTTGAGAGAACCTGCAACTACTATGAAGGGATTAGCAGCATTAGCTGACATCTACTATGTAGACGAATTCAAGTTGCCTGAAACAACTGAAGAGATGAGTAATAAGCAGAAAAAACCTATTCAAAGACTTCATAATGCTATAAAGGGTGAAGACGAGGTAAAGGCAATAAAGTATTTCGTAGAAAAATTAGAAGGTGCAAATGAAGAGTTAACTGTAGAAGATGTAAAAGCTATGTTAAATGACACTTTAGAAGCTATGGGAACAGGACCTGGTAAAGTATTTATGCCGCTTAGAGCAGTAATTACTGGTCAAGGAAAGGGTGCTGAATTATACAACGTTATCTCTATCATAGGGAAGGCAAGAACTTTAGCTAGAATTAAAAATATGAACGAACAATATAAGATATATTAA